From the genome of Calditrichota bacterium, one region includes:
- the rpsP gene encoding 30S ribosomal protein S16: MAVKLRLTRRGKKKQPFYRIVAIDSRAKRDGKYIEKIGHYNPLTNPAEVLIDEEKVFYWLKNGAIPTDTVKNLLSEHGIWMKWSLMKQGADEKKIEEEVKKWEVLQLERQKRLEAIEAQKKRDKEEAKAAEEEEAVAAEAGETEQAAEAEEIEPATEVVETEQAAEAEETEPTTETAEIEQAAEAAETEPTIEVAEVEAAAETAPVEEAAEEPAAEAAEPAAEETADSEEKKQESASE; this comes from the coding sequence TTGGCAGTAAAATTACGATTGACACGACGAGGAAAAAAGAAACAGCCTTTTTATAGAATCGTCGCTATCGATTCGCGTGCTAAACGCGACGGAAAATACATTGAAAAGATCGGTCATTACAATCCTTTGACCAATCCGGCTGAAGTGCTGATTGATGAGGAAAAGGTTTTTTATTGGCTGAAAAATGGCGCCATCCCCACGGATACGGTGAAAAATTTGCTGAGCGAACACGGCATCTGGATGAAATGGTCTTTGATGAAACAGGGTGCAGATGAGAAGAAAATTGAAGAAGAAGTGAAAAAGTGGGAAGTTTTACAATTAGAACGACAAAAACGTCTGGAAGCGATTGAGGCGCAAAAGAAAAGAGACAAAGAAGAAGCGAAAGCCGCTGAAGAAGAGGAAGCGGTAGCGGCAGAAGCTGGAGAAACTGAACAAGCGGCAGAAGCTGAAGAAATTGAGCCAGCAACTGAAGTTGTTGAAACCGAACAGGCGGCGGAAGCTGAAGAAACTGAACCGACAACTGAAACTGCTGAAATTGAACAGGCGGCAGAAGCAGCAGAAACCGAGCCGACGATAGAGGTAGCTGAGGTTGAAGCTGCGGCGGAAACTGCACCTGTTGAGGAGGCGGCAGAAGAACCAGCCGCTGAAGCAGCGGAGCCGGCTGCCGAAGAAACTGCTGATAGCGAAGAGAAAAAACAAGAATCAGCTTCGGAATAA
- the ffh gene encoding signal recognition particle protein, whose amino-acid sequence MFQDLTEKLESVFKKLRGHGKLSEKNVSDALKEVRRVLLEADVNYKVAKTFIAAVQERALGQKVLKSITPGQQIVKIIHDELVNLMGKSDVPLKISGQIPSIIMLSGLQGSGKTTLAGKLGLFLRKKGRKPVLVAADIYRPAAVRQLEIVGEKIEAPVISDSKKSAVEICLSAVDFCRKHSHDVAIFDTAGRLHIDDAMMNELLEIKKKTNPTEILFVADGMTGQDAVNTAKEFQNWLDFDGIVLTKMDGDARGGAALSMRMVTNKPIKLISTGEKFAALETFHPERMASRILGMGDVVTLVEKAQDAVDREQAAKLEKKLRRQQFTLQDFYDQLQQIKKMGPLSQLIGMLPGAQGKMMKGLDVDDRALVKIEAIINSMTPDERQRPHIIDGSRRKRIFRGSGTSIQDVNQLLKQFKMMQKMMKNINKIGFKGLPIGF is encoded by the coding sequence ATGTTTCAGGATTTGACGGAAAAATTAGAAAGCGTATTCAAGAAACTTCGCGGTCATGGTAAATTGTCCGAAAAGAACGTCAGTGATGCCCTCAAAGAAGTGCGTCGCGTTTTGCTCGAAGCGGATGTCAATTACAAAGTTGCCAAGACATTTATCGCCGCGGTGCAAGAGCGAGCGTTAGGCCAGAAGGTGCTGAAAAGCATTACCCCGGGGCAGCAAATCGTGAAAATTATTCACGACGAGTTGGTAAACTTGATGGGGAAATCTGACGTTCCTTTGAAAATTTCCGGACAGATTCCGTCGATCATCATGCTTTCCGGTTTGCAGGGATCAGGAAAAACCACGCTCGCCGGAAAGTTGGGTTTATTTTTGAGAAAAAAAGGTCGCAAGCCGGTTTTGGTCGCCGCTGATATTTATCGGCCGGCGGCGGTGCGCCAGTTGGAGATTGTCGGCGAAAAGATCGAAGCGCCGGTTATCTCTGACAGCAAAAAATCAGCCGTGGAAATTTGTTTGTCCGCGGTGGACTTTTGCCGCAAACACAGCCACGACGTGGCAATTTTTGACACTGCCGGGCGGCTGCACATCGACGACGCTATGATGAACGAACTGTTGGAGATAAAGAAAAAAACGAATCCGACAGAGATTCTGTTCGTCGCCGACGGCATGACGGGCCAGGATGCGGTGAATACCGCCAAGGAATTTCAAAATTGGCTCGATTTCGACGGGATTGTGTTGACGAAAATGGACGGCGATGCTCGTGGCGGCGCTGCTCTTTCCATGCGCATGGTGACGAATAAGCCCATTAAACTTATTTCCACGGGCGAGAAATTTGCTGCGTTGGAGACGTTTCATCCGGAACGGATGGCGTCGCGGATTTTGGGCATGGGCGATGTCGTTACTCTGGTGGAAAAAGCCCAGGATGCAGTTGACCGAGAGCAGGCGGCGAAATTAGAGAAAAAACTTCGCCGGCAGCAATTTACGTTGCAGGATTTTTACGATCAATTGCAGCAGATAAAAAAGATGGGCCCGCTGAGTCAGTTGATCGGCATGTTGCCCGGGGCGCAGGGAAAAATGATGAAAGGCCTCGATGTCGATGACCGCGCTTTGGTGAAAATTGAGGCGATCATCAATTCCATGACTCCGGACGAAAGACAGCGACCGCACATCATCGACGGCAGCCGGCGAAAAAGAATTTTCAGGGGCAGCGGTACCAGTATTCAGGATGTGAATCAATTGCTGAAGCAATTTAAAATGATGCAAAAAATGATGAAAAATATTAACAAGATCGGCTTCAAGGGTTTGCCGATTGGTTTTTAG
- a CDS encoding KH domain-containing protein — protein MKRFIETIAKHLVDKPEEVSVTEIDGERTIVYELRVGYGDLGKVIGKRGQTAKSIRILLAAASAKRGKRAVLEILE, from the coding sequence ATGAAAAGGTTCATTGAAACCATCGCCAAACATCTGGTCGACAAGCCCGAAGAGGTTAGCGTCACAGAGATCGATGGTGAGCGCACGATTGTGTATGAACTGCGGGTGGGATACGGAGATTTAGGAAAAGTGATCGGCAAACGCGGTCAGACAGCCAAATCGATCCGCATTTTACTGGCGGCTGCATCAGCAAAAAGAGGGAAACGCGCTGTTCTGGAAATTCTGGAATAA
- the rnc gene encoding ribonuclease III, protein MLNKLNTFVAKLFHPHSQARSLTKRDIERIELKLNYHFSNKQLIFQALKHRSFLAVTNEPRLQSNERLELLGDAVLGMVVVEHLYRRFPEKGEGELTAIKSLVVSRKILANVARQIGLGDVVLLNDAEEKAGGRNRPSILADTFEAITGAIYLDGGLKTAVEFISDKLLSQIDDILSKEQYKNFKSMLLEYAQSRGMGVPHYVVKKEEGPDHKKIFTIDVLIKNRDLGSGKGNSKKKAEQIAAKNALRQLKIL, encoded by the coding sequence ATGTTGAACAAACTGAATACTTTCGTCGCCAAACTCTTTCATCCTCATTCTCAAGCGAGATCGTTGACGAAAAGAGATATTGAAAGAATTGAACTAAAACTAAATTACCATTTTTCGAACAAACAACTGATTTTTCAGGCGCTGAAACATCGTTCTTTTTTGGCGGTCACGAATGAGCCTCGGCTGCAATCCAATGAGCGGCTCGAACTGTTGGGGGACGCGGTGTTGGGAATGGTCGTCGTGGAGCATTTGTACCGACGATTTCCTGAAAAAGGTGAGGGCGAGCTGACGGCGATAAAATCTCTTGTAGTAAGCCGAAAAATATTGGCAAATGTTGCCCGACAGATCGGCTTGGGCGATGTCGTCTTGCTTAACGACGCTGAAGAAAAAGCCGGCGGAAGGAACAGACCTTCTATTTTGGCGGACACTTTCGAAGCGATTACCGGGGCGATTTATCTCGATGGCGGCTTAAAAACCGCGGTGGAGTTCATCAGCGACAAACTTTTGAGCCAAATCGATGATATTCTCTCAAAGGAGCAGTACAAAAATTTCAAAAGTATGCTGTTGGAATATGCGCAAAGTCGCGGCATGGGAGTGCCTCATTACGTGGTGAAAAAAGAGGAAGGGCCTGATCACAAGAAGATTTTTACCATAGACGTACTGATCAAAAACAGGGATCTGGGATCAGGAAAGGGGAATAGCAAAAAGAAAGCGGAGCAAATTGCCGCGAAAAACGCGCTCCGGCAATTGAAAATCCTTTGA